The following proteins come from a genomic window of Paenibacillus spongiae:
- the rph gene encoding ribonuclease PH has product MRTDGRQWNELRPVTIEMNTNKYAEGSVIIEFGDTKVICTASVEERVPPFMKGQGKGWITAEYSMLPRATQTRNQRESAKGKLTGRTMEIQRLIGRALRSVVDLQALGERTITIDCDVIQADGGTRTTSITGAFLALALAVHKLNQNHPFTKYPLTDYLASVSVGVIQEKTLLDLNYEEDSKAKVDMNVVMTGAGKFVEVQGTGEESPFSRQELDSLLAAAEDGIGQLVAKQREALGAIGSRIGTANV; this is encoded by the coding sequence ATGAGAACAGATGGACGACAATGGAACGAGCTTCGGCCGGTCACCATTGAGATGAACACGAATAAATATGCGGAAGGCTCCGTAATCATAGAATTTGGCGATACGAAAGTGATCTGCACGGCTTCTGTGGAAGAAAGAGTGCCTCCCTTCATGAAAGGGCAGGGCAAAGGCTGGATTACGGCGGAATATTCCATGCTCCCTCGCGCGACGCAGACGCGTAATCAGCGCGAATCAGCGAAGGGGAAGCTAACCGGCCGCACGATGGAAATCCAGCGCTTGATCGGCAGGGCGCTCCGTTCGGTCGTCGACCTGCAAGCGCTCGGCGAACGGACCATCACGATTGATTGCGACGTGATTCAGGCGGATGGCGGCACGCGCACGACATCCATTACCGGTGCATTCCTTGCACTGGCTCTGGCAGTACATAAGCTGAACCAGAACCATCCATTCACCAAATATCCGCTCACGGACTATCTGGCCTCGGTCAGTGTCGGGGTCATCCAGGAGAAGACGCTCCTTGATCTGAACTACGAAGAGGATTCCAAGGCAAAGGTGGACATGAACGTGGTCATGACCGGAGCCGGGAAATTCGTTGAGGTTCAAGGAACGGGCGAGGAGTCGCCCTTCTCCCGCCAAGAGCTTGATTCCCTACTGGCCGCGGCTGAGGACGGCATTGGCCAGCTCGTTGCCAAGCAGCGGGAAGCGCTCGGCGCAATTGGCAGCCGGATTGGAACGGCAAACGTATGA
- a CDS encoding GerMN domain-containing protein has product MTHYRLFRRAALAGALALPILTTGCGLFSQEASNQIDPPQNAAQNNASQGEGNVTGQTDTQGQQTQMTVYLKDSNNLLAPVTVLAALGNEEKAGQKALELMVDGGALASELPEGFQAVLPKGTQVKDFKIVPDQKLAIVDFSKSFGDYSASEERRIVEAVTWTLTGMEGIQKVQIWLEGEELTEMPVEGMPLDQPMTRTVGINLEAAEGLNYSQSTAVTLYFSAVTPDDEPYYVPVTRLINRTNNKAKAAIDQLIAGPLSNGTRLNAVITPDVVVKDITKKNDIVTIDLEDSAYKEGVQQPAEMLEAVVLALTENTGFGKVQIKINGKTDVVDTNNQSYSQPVSRPDHMNAFKS; this is encoded by the coding sequence ATGACTCACTACCGCCTGTTTCGCCGGGCTGCGCTCGCCGGAGCGCTGGCGCTGCCCATTCTGACGACCGGCTGCGGGCTATTCTCGCAGGAAGCAAGCAATCAAATCGATCCGCCTCAAAATGCTGCTCAGAACAACGCCAGCCAAGGTGAAGGCAATGTAACCGGACAAACCGACACGCAAGGACAGCAGACGCAGATGACTGTGTATCTGAAGGATTCGAATAATCTGCTCGCCCCGGTTACTGTGCTTGCTGCGCTCGGTAATGAGGAGAAGGCCGGTCAGAAGGCGCTTGAATTGATGGTCGACGGCGGCGCGCTGGCGAGCGAGCTGCCTGAAGGGTTCCAGGCGGTACTGCCGAAAGGGACTCAAGTAAAGGACTTTAAGATCGTACCGGATCAAAAGCTGGCCATCGTCGATTTCTCCAAATCGTTCGGTGATTACAGCGCTTCCGAGGAGCGCAGGATCGTTGAAGCCGTGACATGGACGCTGACCGGAATGGAAGGCATACAGAAGGTTCAGATTTGGCTGGAAGGCGAGGAGCTGACTGAAATGCCGGTGGAAGGGATGCCGCTCGACCAGCCTATGACCAGGACTGTGGGCATCAATCTGGAAGCCGCCGAAGGGCTCAACTACAGTCAGTCGACTGCCGTCACCTTGTATTTCTCCGCTGTTACGCCAGACGACGAACCCTATTATGTTCCGGTCACCCGTCTGATTAACCGGACGAATAATAAGGCGAAGGCCGCCATCGATCAGCTTATTGCCGGCCCGCTCAGCAATGGCACCCGGTTGAATGCGGTCATCACGCCGGATGTGGTCGTCAAGGACATCACGAAGAAGAATGATATCGTCACCATTGATCTGGAGGACAGCGCCTATAAGGAAGGCGTCCAACAGCCGGCCGAGATGCTGGAAGCTGTCGTGCTGGCGCTGACTGAGAATACAGGCTTCGGCAAAGTCCAAATTAAAATCAACGGCAAGACCGATGTCGTGGATACGAATAACCAGTCCTACAGCCAGCCGGTTAGCCGTCCTGACCATATGAACGCCTTTAAATCTTAA
- a CDS encoding phosphatidylglycerophosphatase A family protein, giving the protein MTKSNMYSLNSQKVAAATEEWLTNRGVSKMQIAELVLFLQKDYFPELDLQECENNVDAVLSKREVQNAILTGIQLDLLAEEGKLMTPLQEMIENDEGLYGCDEILALSIVNVYGSIGFTNFGYIDKLKPGILKKLNDKNDVPCHTFLDDIVGAIAAAASSRIAHRKQAEREGSTTPPLD; this is encoded by the coding sequence ATGACGAAATCCAATATGTACAGCTTGAACAGCCAGAAGGTTGCGGCCGCAACCGAAGAGTGGCTCACGAACCGCGGCGTCAGCAAGATGCAGATTGCGGAGCTTGTGCTTTTTCTCCAGAAGGATTACTTTCCGGAACTGGATCTTCAGGAATGCGAGAACAACGTCGATGCCGTCCTGAGTAAACGCGAGGTGCAAAATGCCATTCTCACCGGCATCCAACTGGACCTGCTCGCAGAGGAAGGCAAGCTGATGACTCCGCTGCAGGAAATGATCGAGAACGACGAGGGGCTATACGGCTGCGATGAAATATTAGCCTTATCGATCGTGAACGTATACGGCAGTATTGGTTTCACCAATTTCGGCTATATCGATAAGCTTAAACCAGGCATACTGAAGAAACTCAACGACAAGAATGATGTCCCCTGCCACACGTTTCTGGATGACATCGTCGGCGCTATAGCTGCCGCAGCCAGCAGCCGCATCGCCCACCGCAAGCAAGCCGAGCGCGAAGGCAGCACCACCCCGCCGCTCGATTAA
- the hemG gene encoding protoporphyrinogen oxidase, producing MRRIGQPDRIVVIGGGISGLSSAFYFLREAAARGRKPELTIVDPAERFGGKISTLHRDGFVIERGPDSFLASKKPVIDLAFELGIDQELIGTNPAAEKTYIMHRGKLHPMPPGLMLGIPTEIAPFVKTGILTWGAKLRALMDLVLPAKKTDDDESLGSFLSRRLGPEVMERIAEPLLGGIYAGDLHKLSLQAAFPQFGESERKYGSLIRGMKASRGKTPAAAVDADKLPASARTAFLTFKGGLATMVNALDRSLIGVERRMETKAVRIEPADGFFPGVNIDTAREAERGYPYRVVLSNGETIEADGIVLAMPAYDAADLLEPHIDAAALRAVRYVSVANVTMAFKKETFGLESDGSEFVIPRSEGTSITACTWISAKWPHASPADQCLLRCNTGRAGDEADVDLPDDQLAAAVKHDIRELMGITAEPIFTVITRLHRSMPQYPVCHLQQIGAMRGELAAKLPGVWATGAAFDGFDLPDCIRQGKEAAIRTIEALERR from the coding sequence ATGCGGAGAATCGGACAACCTGATCGGATCGTCGTGATTGGCGGCGGGATCAGCGGACTGAGCTCCGCTTTTTATTTTCTTCGGGAAGCAGCGGCGAGGGGGAGGAAGCCGGAGCTGACCATCGTCGATCCGGCTGAACGGTTCGGAGGCAAAATCAGCACCTTGCATCGCGACGGCTTCGTTATCGAACGCGGGCCGGATTCCTTCTTGGCGAGCAAGAAACCGGTCATCGATCTCGCGTTCGAGCTTGGCATCGATCAGGAGCTCATCGGGACGAATCCGGCCGCCGAGAAGACGTATATCATGCATCGCGGCAAGCTTCATCCGATGCCTCCCGGCCTGATGCTCGGCATTCCGACGGAGATTGCTCCGTTCGTGAAGACAGGCATCCTGACTTGGGGAGCCAAGCTTCGTGCGTTGATGGATCTGGTGCTGCCTGCCAAGAAAACGGACGACGACGAGTCGCTGGGCAGCTTTCTGTCGCGGCGGCTCGGCCCGGAAGTGATGGAACGGATCGCGGAGCCGCTGCTTGGCGGTATTTATGCTGGAGACCTGCACAAGTTGAGCTTGCAGGCCGCGTTCCCGCAATTCGGGGAATCGGAGCGTAAATACGGCAGTCTTATCAGAGGCATGAAAGCCAGCCGCGGCAAGACGCCGGCTGCAGCAGTGGACGCGGATAAGCTGCCAGCGTCTGCGCGTACCGCTTTCTTAACGTTCAAGGGCGGGCTTGCGACGATGGTGAATGCGCTTGACCGGTCGCTCATCGGCGTCGAACGGAGGATGGAGACGAAGGCGGTTCGCATCGAACCTGCGGATGGCTTTTTTCCCGGTGTGAATATTGACACCGCCCGGGAAGCTGAGCGTGGATATCCATATAGAGTGGTACTCAGCAACGGTGAAACGATTGAAGCGGACGGAATCGTGCTGGCAATGCCTGCTTATGATGCCGCAGATCTGTTGGAGCCCCATATTGATGCGGCTGCGCTGAGAGCTGTTCGTTATGTGTCGGTCGCCAACGTAACAATGGCTTTCAAGAAAGAGACGTTCGGTCTTGAGTCTGACGGATCGGAGTTCGTTATCCCCCGCTCGGAGGGTACGTCCATTACAGCATGCACATGGATTTCAGCCAAGTGGCCGCACGCTAGCCCAGCGGATCAATGTCTGCTTCGGTGCAATACTGGTCGCGCAGGAGACGAAGCGGATGTGGATTTGCCCGATGACCAGCTCGCAGCAGCGGTCAAACACGACATTCGCGAACTGATGGGCATCACCGCCGAGCCGATTTTCACGGTGATCACAAGGCTGCACCGTTCCATGCCGCAATATCCGGTTTGCCATCTCCAGCAAATCGGCGCCATGCGCGGCGAGCTTGCCGCCAAGCTGCCGGGCGTATGGGCAACCGGCGCGGCATTCGACGGCTTCGATTTGCCCGACTGCATCCGGCAGGGCAAGGAGGCGGCAATACGTACCATAGAGGCGTTGGAGCGCCGGTAG
- the hemH gene encoding ferrochelatase, whose protein sequence is MSNNRIGVLVMSYGTPESMEGIEAYYTHIRRGHAPTAEQLAELTARYEAVVGGVFPLRENTNRQVSGLQAALDALAPGRYACYQGLKHASPYIEDGVAKMAEDGIKRAVTIVLAPHYSTMSVGGYNKRAKDKADEVGIEMVSVESYHLHPKLIEALVDRVVSALAKFDRKQPIKALFSAHSLPVRIRESNDPYEKQLLETSSAIAQRAGVTDWEFTWQSAGRTREPWLGPDILETLQETADKEYKQVLSVPIGFVSDHLEVLYDLDIEAKTAAGGLGMKFERIEMLNTDPFYMQTLAESVEAKDPWR, encoded by the coding sequence ATGTCTAACAATCGGATCGGCGTGCTCGTGATGTCTTACGGGACACCGGAAAGTATGGAGGGCATAGAGGCTTATTACACGCACATCCGGCGCGGACATGCTCCGACTGCGGAGCAGCTGGCGGAATTGACCGCACGATACGAAGCCGTGGTCGGCGGCGTGTTCCCGCTCCGCGAGAATACGAATCGGCAGGTATCGGGTCTTCAAGCCGCATTGGATGCGCTGGCACCTGGACGTTATGCCTGTTATCAAGGGCTGAAGCATGCTTCGCCCTACATCGAGGATGGCGTTGCTAAGATGGCGGAGGACGGAATCAAGCGCGCTGTTACCATTGTGCTCGCACCGCATTATTCCACGATGAGCGTCGGCGGATATAATAAACGGGCCAAGGATAAGGCGGATGAGGTCGGAATCGAAATGGTATCCGTGGAAAGTTACCATCTTCATCCGAAGCTGATCGAAGCGCTTGTAGATCGGGTTGTATCCGCGCTCGCCAAATTTGACCGGAAGCAGCCGATTAAGGCGCTGTTCAGCGCTCACAGTCTGCCGGTCCGAATCCGGGAATCGAATGATCCCTACGAGAAACAGCTGCTGGAAACATCGTCGGCGATCGCGCAGCGGGCGGGCGTGACGGATTGGGAATTTACTTGGCAAAGCGCGGGAAGAACCCGGGAGCCTTGGCTTGGTCCGGATATTCTCGAGACGCTGCAGGAGACGGCCGATAAGGAGTACAAGCAGGTGCTCTCCGTACCCATCGGCTTCGTGTCGGATCATCTGGAGGTCCTGTACGACCTCGATATCGAAGCGAAGACAGCGGCAGGCGGGCTTGGCATGAAGTTCGAACGTATCGAAATGCTGAACACGGATCCATTCTACATGCAGACCCTTGCGGAATCGGTGGAAGCCAAGGATCCATGGCGTTAG
- the hemE gene encoding uroporphyrinogen decarboxylase → MSYNDRFIRACRKESVDRVPVWYMRQAGRYDPDYRKIKEKYSLLEICRQPELAAEVTLMPVKKLGVDAAILYSDIMNPVASIGIDFDIVPNVGPVIDNPIRSAADIQRLKPIDVEGDLSHVLETIRILDRELEVPLITFAGAPFTIASYLIEGRPSKSYIRTKTLMYSEPAIWHQLMDKLGDMVIAYLRAHMAAGGKAFQLFDSWVGALSPNDFKMYVLPTIERIFDELSDLPQPKIYFPGVASGELLPLLGNVKADVIGLDWRVSVTEGRRRLQDAYAVQGNLDPYVLTAPMETIESYARDIIDQGIEKPGYIFNLGHGLFPEASLDKLRALTEFIHGYSEEAIARLGRKESQHV, encoded by the coding sequence ATGAGCTATAACGACCGTTTCATCCGGGCTTGTCGGAAGGAATCCGTCGATCGCGTGCCCGTCTGGTATATGCGACAAGCGGGACGCTATGATCCCGATTACCGTAAGATAAAGGAAAAATACTCGCTCCTCGAAATTTGCCGCCAGCCGGAGCTGGCTGCTGAAGTTACGCTTATGCCGGTCAAGAAGCTCGGCGTCGATGCAGCAATTCTATACTCGGATATTATGAATCCGGTCGCTTCGATCGGCATCGATTTCGATATCGTGCCGAATGTTGGACCCGTTATCGACAATCCGATCCGCTCCGCCGCAGACATTCAGCGGCTTAAGCCGATCGATGTGGAAGGCGATCTCTCCCACGTGCTGGAGACGATACGCATTCTGGACCGCGAGCTGGAGGTTCCCTTGATTACGTTTGCCGGGGCTCCGTTCACGATCGCAAGCTATCTCATCGAAGGACGCCCGTCCAAGTCGTACATACGGACTAAGACGCTGATGTATAGCGAACCGGCGATTTGGCATCAATTGATGGATAAGCTCGGCGATATGGTTATTGCCTACTTGCGCGCTCATATGGCCGCCGGAGGCAAGGCGTTCCAGCTGTTCGACAGCTGGGTAGGCGCTCTATCGCCTAACGATTTCAAGATGTACGTGCTGCCAACCATTGAACGGATCTTCGATGAGCTGTCGGATCTGCCGCAGCCCAAAATTTATTTCCCGGGCGTGGCGTCAGGGGAGCTTCTTCCTCTGCTTGGAAACGTGAAGGCGGACGTAATCGGACTCGATTGGCGGGTTTCGGTAACTGAAGGCCGCCGCCGTCTGCAAGACGCTTATGCGGTCCAGGGGAATCTGGATCCGTATGTGCTGACCGCTCCGATGGAAACGATCGAATCGTACGCCCGCGACATTATCGATCAAGGCATCGAGAAGCCAGGATATATTTTCAACCTTGGACACGGGCTGTTCCCGGAAGCGTCTCTCGATAAATTGCGGGCGTTGACCGAATTCATACACGGTTATTCCGAAGAAGCCATTGCCCGCTTAGGACGGAAGGAGTCACAGCATGTCTAA
- a CDS encoding PhoX family protein, protein MDNNMDRRTFLSYLGSGAAALAVASSGLGVLNGKASAESAANHLFGFKTNKVSGYFEPIEPSSADELILPKGFKYDVVAAYNDIINPAGDTFGFNNDFTLYFPINGSNERGLLWVNHEYSSEVFVHGEKKGGKYTAEQIKQMLYVQGGSIIEVYRDANGVWKLDPTSKYGRRVTGLTPFELTGPARGSKAVNNATKVQGTFANCSGGMTLWNTVLSCEENYEGTSADAGLDATHYGWVVEVDPFDPSFAVRKHTALGRFHHENAAVGLAKDGRVVVYMGDDTTDACVYKFVSKGKYNPSAGRSNSDLLKEGTLYAADMKSGKWIALTIEAVTKALKDEKFKIPSSVKATKEELLAKYKEQADVLVNTPEVANLLGATPTDRPEDLEISPFDNTIFIAHTNNDKHGNIHGHITRFFEKGSDLGATEFDFEIFAAGGRQSGFSAPDNLTFDSNGNLWTVTDISSSKLGKGVYTTFQNNGVFVIPTHGSNKGEALQFASAPIEAEMTGPWFTPDERTLFMAVQHPGEETSDLKKPTSKWPHRKGDTMPRPAVVAISGFKL, encoded by the coding sequence ATGGATAATAATATGGATCGCCGTACTTTCTTATCTTATTTGGGATCTGGTGCGGCTGCGCTGGCCGTCGCATCGAGCGGACTTGGGGTTCTGAACGGCAAGGCTTCGGCGGAATCCGCCGCTAACCATCTGTTCGGATTCAAGACGAATAAAGTATCCGGCTACTTCGAACCGATCGAGCCTTCATCGGCTGACGAGCTTATCCTGCCGAAGGGCTTCAAATACGACGTAGTCGCCGCTTATAACGACATCATCAACCCCGCAGGCGATACTTTCGGCTTCAACAACGACTTCACGCTATACTTCCCGATCAACGGATCGAATGAACGCGGCCTTCTGTGGGTCAACCACGAGTACTCCAGCGAAGTGTTCGTCCACGGGGAGAAAAAAGGCGGTAAATACACAGCGGAGCAAATCAAACAAATGCTGTACGTCCAAGGCGGATCGATCATTGAAGTGTACCGCGACGCCAATGGCGTATGGAAGCTTGATCCGACCTCGAAATACGGCCGCCGCGTAACCGGCTTGACCCCTTTTGAGCTCACAGGGCCGGCACGCGGTTCCAAGGCTGTCAACAATGCTACGAAGGTTCAAGGCACGTTCGCGAACTGCTCCGGCGGAATGACGCTGTGGAACACCGTGCTTTCCTGCGAAGAAAACTATGAAGGAACAAGCGCCGACGCCGGTCTGGATGCGACGCATTACGGCTGGGTCGTTGAAGTCGATCCTTTCGATCCTAGCTTTGCGGTACGCAAGCATACGGCACTTGGACGCTTCCATCACGAGAACGCTGCCGTCGGTTTGGCCAAGGATGGACGGGTTGTCGTTTACATGGGCGACGATACGACGGATGCATGCGTCTATAAGTTTGTAAGCAAAGGCAAATATAACCCATCCGCCGGGAGAAGCAACAGCGACCTGTTGAAGGAAGGAACGCTGTACGCCGCCGACATGAAGAGCGGCAAATGGATTGCCCTTACCATCGAAGCCGTAACGAAGGCGCTGAAGGACGAGAAGTTCAAGATTCCTTCTTCTGTCAAGGCTACGAAGGAAGAACTGCTTGCCAAATATAAGGAACAGGCCGATGTGCTTGTCAACACGCCGGAAGTCGCTAATTTGCTGGGCGCAACACCTACGGACCGTCCGGAAGATCTGGAGATCAGCCCGTTCGACAACACGATCTTCATTGCCCATACGAACAATGATAAGCACGGCAACATTCACGGCCATATTACCCGCTTCTTCGAAAAAGGCAGCGACCTCGGCGCGACGGAATTCGATTTCGAAATATTCGCTGCAGGCGGACGTCAAAGCGGATTCAGCGCGCCGGACAACCTGACATTCGACAGCAACGGCAACCTGTGGACCGTAACCGACATCTCTTCCTCCAAGCTGGGCAAAGGCGTCTATACGACATTCCAGAACAATGGCGTGTTCGTCATCCCGACGCATGGCTCGAACAAAGGCGAGGCGCTGCAATTCGCATCCGCCCCGATTGAAGCCGAAATGACCGGCCCTTGGTTCACGCCGGACGAGCGTACCTTGTTTATGGCTGTTCAGCACCCGGGTGAAGAGACGTCCGATCTGAAAAAGCCGACAAGCAAATGGCCGCACCGGAAGGGCGATACGATGCCGCGCCCGGCTGTCGTTGCCATCAGCGGTTTTAAACTATAA
- the tatA gene encoding twin-arginine translocase TatA/TatE family subunit: protein MPFGNIGIGGLVLILIIALIIFGPSKLPELGRAFGRTLSEFKGATRGLVNGEDGDSKKDDAEAPVSAAANK, encoded by the coding sequence ATGCCATTCGGAAATATCGGTATAGGCGGACTTGTCTTGATTCTTATCATTGCCCTCATTATTTTTGGACCTTCCAAGCTTCCTGAGCTTGGGCGCGCATTCGGCCGGACATTAAGCGAATTCAAAGGCGCGACACGCGGTCTCGTGAACGGCGAAGACGGCGATTCGAAGAAAGACGACGCAGAAGCGCCTGTCTCCGCAGCAGCAAACAAATAA
- the tatC gene encoding twin-arginine translocase subunit TatC, whose amino-acid sequence MKNPNEQNVIGHLEEMRSRLIRTLITFIVATAAAFIYVRDIYHWLARDVDQKLVVLGPSDVMWVYLMIAGVVGIAITLPIAAYQLWKFVRPALPEQARRSTLVFIPAISLLFMIGIAFGYFILFPMVLGFMEKMAGEDFATMYTAQKYFTFMIHMTVPFGFLFEMPAIVMFLTKLGILNPKRLAKARKLAYFILAIIAITITPPDILSDIIVIVPLFLLYEISITISKIVYRKQLQLQTDV is encoded by the coding sequence ATGAAGAATCCGAACGAGCAGAACGTGATCGGCCATCTGGAGGAAATGCGCAGCCGGCTGATCCGGACGCTGATCACGTTCATCGTAGCGACGGCTGCAGCTTTCATCTATGTTCGCGATATCTATCATTGGCTTGCGAGAGATGTCGACCAAAAGCTCGTCGTGCTTGGTCCCTCAGACGTCATGTGGGTCTATCTGATGATTGCTGGCGTCGTCGGTATCGCAATTACATTGCCGATTGCCGCCTATCAATTGTGGAAGTTCGTGAGGCCCGCCCTTCCCGAACAAGCGAGACGTTCCACGCTCGTCTTCATACCGGCGATCAGTCTGTTATTTATGATCGGCATCGCTTTCGGGTATTTCATATTGTTCCCGATGGTGCTCGGCTTCATGGAGAAGATGGCAGGCGAGGATTTTGCCACGATGTATACGGCTCAGAAATATTTCACGTTCATGATTCATATGACGGTACCGTTCGGCTTTCTGTTCGAAATGCCCGCCATCGTGATGTTTCTGACCAAGCTCGGGATTCTGAATCCTAAGCGCCTGGCCAAAGCGCGCAAGCTTGCCTACTTCATTCTGGCCATCATTGCCATTACGATTACGCCGCCGGATATTCTCTCCGATATTATCGTTATCGTCCCTCTCTTCCTGCTGTATGAAATCAGCATTACGATATCCAAGATCGTCTATCGTAAACAGCTGCAATTACAGACGGACGTCTAA
- a CDS encoding MFS transporter, producing MVQWKKNLMVLWFGQFLVMAGMTMIIPFLSLYLQSELGLTDPHEIATWAGFIFAGNFITAFVFQPLWGKLSDRYGRKMMLLRSGFGMAIVMVLMGFATSPWHLLLLRMVNGTISGFNPASVSLISATTPKNRMGFAMGTLQSGGIAGTILGPFMGGLLADQVGYRPIFYITGTLLFLASLLALFVVKESFDRTQAAQKPNVSVIEGFRRLGRIPQLMSLFAVSFMIQFAMIGPMPLMPLYVQELLGTTVDLAFWAGFVGSAAGLSNLVAAPLLGRLSDRVGQERILGISLVGAAVMFIPQAMADSVWQLLVYRFIQGMFLGGLIPSVNSLIRKHTPDGMEGRAYSFNSSTLSLGNMIGPVVGGFISGWIGIEGVFLVSSGLFILNAIWVWQTLAKRNNRVSRS from the coding sequence TTGGTACAATGGAAAAAAAACCTCATGGTGCTTTGGTTCGGACAATTTCTCGTTATGGCCGGGATGACGATGATCATTCCGTTTCTTTCGCTTTATTTGCAATCCGAACTCGGGCTTACCGACCCTCACGAAATTGCTACCTGGGCCGGTTTTATCTTCGCGGGCAACTTCATTACGGCATTCGTGTTTCAGCCGTTGTGGGGGAAGCTGTCTGACCGGTACGGACGAAAAATGATGCTGCTCCGTTCGGGCTTCGGCATGGCCATCGTTATGGTTCTGATGGGCTTTGCCACATCGCCTTGGCATCTGCTGCTGCTGCGGATGGTGAACGGCACCATATCCGGCTTCAACCCGGCATCCGTCTCGCTGATATCCGCGACAACCCCGAAGAACCGCATGGGCTTTGCAATGGGAACCCTTCAATCCGGAGGGATAGCGGGCACCATATTGGGACCGTTCATGGGCGGGCTGCTGGCCGATCAGGTCGGCTACCGGCCTATATTTTATATCACGGGCACGCTGCTGTTTCTCGCTTCATTGCTGGCCTTGTTCGTCGTGAAGGAATCCTTCGACCGAACGCAAGCGGCGCAAAAGCCCAATGTATCCGTGATCGAGGGGTTCCGCCGGCTCGGGCGAATCCCCCAGCTCATGTCATTATTCGCCGTTTCCTTCATGATTCAATTCGCTATGATCGGACCGATGCCGCTCATGCCGCTCTATGTGCAGGAGCTGCTTGGAACGACGGTCGATCTCGCATTCTGGGCCGGCTTCGTCGGATCTGCGGCGGGCTTATCCAATCTGGTAGCCGCCCCGCTCCTCGGCCGGCTCAGCGACCGGGTCGGACAAGAACGAATCCTTGGCATCTCACTGGTCGGGGCGGCCGTCATGTTCATCCCGCAAGCGATGGCGGACAGCGTGTGGCAGCTGCTTGTCTACCGGTTCATACAAGGAATGTTTCTGGGCGGCTTGATCCCATCCGTGAACTCGCTTATCCGCAAGCACACGCCCGATGGAATGGAAGGACGAGCATACAGCTTCAACAGCAGTACGCTAAGTCTCGGCAATATGATCGGGCCGGTGGTCGGCGGCTTCATCTCCGGCTGGATCGGCATCGAAGGCGTATTTCTCGTATCGTCCGGCTTGTTCATCCTTAACGCCATCTGGGTATGGCAAACACTCGCCAAACGAAACAATCGCGTGTCCCGCAGTTGA
- a CDS encoding O-methyltransferase, which translates to MSAEQYIEGLLGEDVDLARVMETIRSHGMPEISIAPGYGKLLTMLVRMSRAENVLEIGALGGYSGICLARGLAEGGRLTSLELVQEFAVVARDNLEAAGFGSIVDYKIGDAKESLAKLAEEGRTFDFFFIDADKESYPVYLDWALRLAKPGAIIVGDNALLHGRIYDPDKNGPSVLAMRQFNERMIHEERLLGTLLPAYDGLAVAMVKS; encoded by the coding sequence ATGTCAGCAGAACAGTACATCGAAGGCTTGTTAGGGGAGGATGTGGATTTAGCGCGCGTCATGGAGACGATCCGCAGTCATGGGATGCCGGAGATATCGATTGCGCCCGGTTACGGGAAGCTGTTAACGATGCTGGTTCGCATGTCGCGGGCGGAGAACGTTCTGGAAATAGGGGCGTTAGGGGGCTACAGCGGAATCTGTCTGGCCAGGGGCCTCGCGGAAGGCGGGCGTCTAACGTCGCTGGAGCTGGTTCAGGAATTCGCGGTTGTGGCCAGGGACAACCTGGAGGCCGCCGGGTTCGGTTCGATCGTCGACTACAAGATCGGAGACGCCAAGGAAAGCTTGGCGAAGCTGGCGGAAGAGGGACGCACCTTCGACTTCTTCTTTATCGACGCCGATAAGGAAAGCTACCCGGTTTATCTGGATTGGGCGCTCCGCCTGGCCAAGCCGGGGGCTATCATAGTCGGGGACAATGCGCTTCTGCACGGCCGGATTTATGATCCGGATAAGAACGGCCCTTCGGTGCTCGCGATGCGTCAATTCAATGAGCGGATGATCCACGAAGAGAGGCTGCTCGGCACGCTTCTTCCAGCTTACGATGGACTGGCGGTTGCCATGGTGAAATCATAA